Below is a genomic region from Eupeodes corollae chromosome 1, idEupCoro1.1, whole genome shotgun sequence.
CTTGAAATATAGAGTATTTGTAACATTAGTACAATTATTAGTAgttaatataattatatatgtatgtatctgtATCTCTTGAGAAAGAGAtacaaacagaacaaaaaaattatttatttcaaatgtcattttttcattttaatagttGGCccaattttctcttaaaaagaATACATTTCTTAATCAGGCTTAATTTCACAACTCCAGTCATTGAAAAACGTGCTATAAGAAACGAAAAGCAGAATGAACtaaatttagattaaaaaaatacattaggtggcacaacagtccttAGGGAACCAGGACGATGCCATGGATGAAGGGGATTTTCAgttgtatgccgaatccgaacggataatttgaaaaAGTCTTTTCATGGCAGGAATTACTACTGGAGTATTTGTCAAAATTCCTCAGTAGGACAGCACCCTTGAGAAAAAAACTTGTAGGTGGCGCtggtagggattgaacccacgACCTGTAGCATGAAAGTCGCACTAACCAAAAAGTTGCATTTTAACATttcgaaataaataattatcaatTCTGAACTATGCTTTGAAACAATTGGTAAGAAATTGGAGtaacctaaaaaatattaattgaagacACAACTCATATTAATTAGAATTTTACACCTGAATAACAATTTCTAAGCTTTTAAGAATAACTTAAAGAAACACCCTTTATCAACATGTCCCTTAGAACAAAAATACCATCACTTCaaagttaaacttaaatatttagaacAGTGTACACCAAGATTTTAGATTAATGATAACGAACCAAGCATTTGAATTGAACACTTCCAGCAAATTCCTGTCAACATACTTTCTCCCTCTATGTCATCAATTTCCACTCCAAATTCCACTCATAACAATTTGTGTGAAAGAGAAACCCGCAGGACAACATTAAGTTgtcacttttatttaatttttgcttttgtatGGGTGGAGTGTGACATTTTAACATGGCTAATGACGATTTGTGTGTCCCAGGTCCCAGGCCAGGATGTTGACTTTGATTTCGTACCCAAAAACCAAACACTTAAAAGTTCTACAtctagtttaaataaaattatgaaattctGTATTCATAATAATTAGTGTAATACAAAAATGACCCACACAAAAACCGATATCATCTCCAATAAATTGCAATTGGAGTTTAATCCTTTAAAACTAACGAAATGCggtgaaatacaaattaatgacTGGTGTACGAATGCTTATATATTTTGCGCCTTTTGTTGCGACGACGGCGACCCTGATAACAAATACTTTACAACACTCCAAGAATTTATTGATCACATTCGTTGGCATCGTTCGGAATCGGATGATCGTGGAGATTTAAATTCGCCAATCTTACAAAATGGCATTGGAAACATTGGATTCGATGGACTAGAAGATGACGCGCCTCCAATTCAAGAGCCCGAGTTCTTGACTGATTGGATTGCCCCTCCTGAAGAATTATTTGCATCGAATAccataacaaattttattgaaatggaACCGCATCCACATGAAAGTGAGTTAGTGGGTGTTAATAAACCTGAAGTAGAGCAACAAGGCAATGAGAAAAACACACCCATGTCAAAGCCAACGCAGGTCGAGGAAGATGTGTCGGAACTTACCGGGGAGGTATTTATTGAGTTGTTGGATCTATACAAAAAGTGCCCATGTGTTTGGCACGAGCGTATTGCATCCACAACAAATTCGGATATAATAGACGGTGTCTACAAGCTACTGACTGCACATTTCAACAAATACGCCCAACAATCTAAACCAGTTGACTATGTGCGTCGCATCCTAATCCAAGTAAAGAATTGCTTCCTGGAGGAGTACAAAGATTTAAAACAGACTACGGAAGCTGATTCTCTTCCGTGGTATTATCCCTATCTAAGTTTTATATTGAACTGTGATTCCGTTGACCTAGATAAaagtgtaaataaaataaaatgttgtcatAAAAGAACTTGCAATCctcattgtttgtttttttttttttttgtacagattTTTACAGATTTTATATGCCCTATATGTACGTTAGACCTCAGTTCGCAAGAAGACCTATGGAATCACCTTATGAAGTTTCATATTGAATTGGCGAAACCCAAAGAAATAGACAATTCTGACGATGTGAATAAACCGCCCAGCAATAAGGTAAGACACtagaaattttcaatattttaagaatgatGTTTACCTTTCAGACTACGGTTTGCTAGTATCCGGCAGAAGTAGTGGATAAATTCATCGACCTGTACAGGTCGCAAACTTGTCTCTGGGATAAGACTAATAAGGAATATTATTCCCGTTTGATGCGTCGAAAATCGTATGATCTTTTATTGGATATCCTCCATGAACATGACCCGGAGGCCAACCATGCTGAAGTTGGACGTagaatcaattatttaaatgctGAGTTAGCTAGCACTAAGAAAGATGTTATTACCTCCGAAAATTGTTTATCAATACCAGACGAACAGATCGAACTCTTTATGGAGAATATATCAgtgaagaaaaatcgaaatccGCCACCACAGCTTAAAGTGCGGCCATGCAACTTTAGGAAGAAAATAAGAAGTGGCAAGTGCCCCATATGCGCCACATCCTTCAGCGATCACGCGGCTTGGCTAACTCACATGGAGTCGACTCATACCAGTGAGGATTTTCAATCTAAggatggttttttttattgtactgTATGCGGTTGGCAGAACAAGACCAAAAAGCTTCTCATGCGTCATCTGCGCAACAAGCACACGAATAATCTTCGTCGCTGCACCGACTGCAATTTAGGATTTCGTCTTTTATCGCAGCTAGTTGATCATAGAGCCAAGGTACACAACGACTTCAATCCATTTAAATGCGAGACATGTGGCGATGGATTCCCTTCCCGATCAGCCCTGCGCACCCACGCAACAACGCATTTAAGTACTGAAGAACGGTCAACCTGGTGTGTAGATTGCGGGACCAAATTTGCGGACATGAAGTCGTACAGAGCACACATCCGAAGGCACAAACTCGACAAAAAGGAGATGCTATGtaagttttgtcaaaaaaaatggcCAACATTAGCAGACTTAAGAAAACATATGCGCACACATTTAAGCTCTAGCTCAGTGGCGCACAAGTGTGATAAATGTGGCAAAGGCTTCACAAGCCCGCAGCtattaaagaaacatttaaatgaaactcATAATGTGACTAACTCAAGTATCCACATCAATCGAAACACGGTAAAGAAACAGATATACACGTCTAAGATTTGCCGACAAAATCAATCTCGTGTCAGTTGCGATGATTGCGGTGCAAAGTTCTTTCGGAAAACATCACTGCGTAAGCATAAACGGCTGAAACATGATCGAACTGCCTGTGCATCATAGAAAAACAAATAGTAATATTGAGTATTATAAATAACGCCTTAGGCAAAATGTAGagtagatttttcaaaaaataaaaccacattaaaagtgttttgttttattggttattaaatgtttttcttttcaacaatGAGAATTAAGGTTTTAAATCTAAGCTTAGAAGTCTTAAGACATTCAAGCGTTGTAAGATGTCGGTTGATTTGAACACAAGATTAAAATTGAGCTGAACAACATTATTTCTAACCACGGTTTCTTCTAGGTAAGTATGTGGTACTTGGGATGCTTTTGTTATAGATTAAGCATATTAGaggaaagcttttaaaaataggaaGTGATATGACAAAACTCAAAACTGAATAACATATTTTGCAATAGAGTTTGATAATTTAATCATAAAACGATTCCTCTTTCAGGGATttcacattgaaaaaaaaaaaatcaaaattaacaaaagaactaccgtgtttttttttcaatcgatATGTTGAAAAATGTACTAAGGCTAAACAAAGCCCTTTGATTTGTGAACTTAATGTAAATTTCTTACTATAACCTACATACATcctaaacctaaaaaaatctcTTACAAATGAAAATGGGCATTTTGGTCTGCCTATCGCCCACAGCATAGATATGTATATAGTGCGGTTCATATTTATAACCcactttaagaaaattgaatttttgtgtcatttataaacaattttaaaaaaatgataggAAATAAAAGTAATGGTCATGGCagttaattcaaaaaacaaataactttcaaaaacgtagcaagtatatttttatttcttagtaataaaaacagaacaaaattcAAGTGTTTAAAATGTATAACCCATGGCTTCAACAGTTAATAAAACTAACTGAAAAACAGAAACTAATAATATATTTGAGAACCTTTGGCAAGAATCAAGTCAAAAACTCTTATTcttattgatttaattaagtTATCCAAAAGTTGGGGCTCGATTTTAAGCCATTCCTCACGAAGAGCGTGTTTAAGCTCTGATACCGTCTCATATGTCTTTTCTTCCTCGTATATTCTCCTGACCAGAACTCAGGAGAGCAATCGGGCCAATTCATTACATCAATAGTATTTATAACCAATAAATTGTGTCTATGCTGGTATGGATTCTGGAATTATCCTGCTGAAAAATCCAATATCTCTCATGGTTATCTGCCAAAAAAGGTACCAAACTGCGTCGAAGAACTTGAATATAATCTACTATTCATTTTCGATGAAGTCAATTGCATTTCTAGACACCCCTTGGATGAGAAAGCACTAAGCCGCCACAAAAATTTCGCCTATAGAAATATTTCGGTTCCTTCCGTAAGTCACGCCATCAGGACTatctaaattcaaatttttctcaTCAGAAAAAACAACCTTTAAACAGCATATTtaggtaaatgaaaaaaaaaaaaaaaacagattcaataacaacttttaattcaaatatacaAATGTCCAATTAGTTTCCATATTATTCTTGGCGAACTCCAGCATAGCGACCTTTTGATGGTCTAAAAGACGCGGTGTCCAATTTATTTTAGACCGACATAAGTTTGGATTTCACTAAATAGCTCTCCAACCCGTTGTTTTTGACACTCTTGTCTGAATCAGCGCTGCTAATTTTGCGCAACTTACGATTGAATTGCTGGCCGCGCGAGCGATTATTTGCTCCTCGCGGCcattaaccttttttttcttccagtGTCATAACtttctggatttttttaaaaattagcaaTAACCCGGCCACCTTCTGCTTGTTCTCCTCGAAATTGCACTGATGCTCACATTCTCTTCATTTAGAGCCAACATTTTACCTTTTTCGACACCAGATAGTACCTTACCGCGGGGcatattttgcaaacaaaaatgtcttaaatGACTGAGCCAAAACACTTTAATTAAACACACTGGATGTTAATAGGGAGCATTGTGATGTGTGTTATAAATATGAACCACATCAAATCGACCGAACAACGTAGCTCAATTCAAATATAACGGAGTGCTTTTGAGAGAAAATCAAGCAAGAATGTGGTACTATCGAAGACTACAAACGTTTTCACTTGTAAATTTTCCCTTTGTTATTTAGAGTATTTGTCAATTTCATTGGAGGTATCTTAAATGGAAAAGTGGGTTTTAATTATGAAACGCACTGTATGTACGTCATTGGAAAGCTTAGCTCTTGTAAACCATGGGGTTAAGGCAGTAtatggcaaaaaaaaattgtgacattAAAAGGACAACATTGATCACTTTTAATGAACTAAATAGACTTCAAAGTTTATGAACTTTTATACCAATGGCCAATAATAGTAAATAACAACTGAATcggttaatattttgtttcaattttgctTTTGTCTATTCGATTTAGTAAATTAGATTCGTTTAAGAGCGTCATTAATGATGATGAATATTAGAGTCGTAAACTATGGGGCTTAGACCTAACCTAACCCtttcaaaagaatacaaatttgtcaATCGATCATAGACTTTAAAGTACTTACAACTTATAAACGATGATTTAAGTGTTACGTGGTACTTGTTTTATCATCAATAAGATCCATGCAGTATTTAAGTTGGGCTCGACATTAAAACATGTTCATATCCCTAGCAGGGAATAGCATGAAACTTTTATATAcaattataaatcattttttctttgtttattcgAATTTCCGTGTGTTTAAAGTGTTTCCATTTTTAGTCGTTCATTGTTTAGGATATACAAAATACTCGTACGTTTGGTAAACTCCATTGTACCTACACAATCATTTTCTGAACAACAGGTAGACCAAGTTccataaaaatcatttttgaaggaaatttgAGTTTACCCTTTAAAACCCAATTACAGAATAAAATTACTTACATACATTAAAATCTAAGGCAAACAAAACTTACGGCTTTCGTCAAGGATGTCAATTTCAAATGGAATTAAATGAACTTTACACTTTCCAAAATATTGGCTCTGAGCTCATTTAACGCTTTTTGTTTGCTTGAACCAATGACTTAACGAGAAGgtctttgatagcgttaacagggagtatatctggttacctttgcggaggagaggcatcctaGAAAAacgaattgctattattaaagcaacatattaTGGATCCAAGTGTCGCGTTCTGCACGGTGGTGGTAGGTTGTCaggtgattttgaaatccgaagcggagctgtattctgtcgccaatattgtttttgttggtgataagtgaTGTACtacgctcagctctgtcaggtagcggagggatccaatagACTTTGACAACCTATTTAGAGCACTTGGATTATGCGgatgatgtttgcttactctctcataggatcatggatctccagcaaatgacaacaagtgtggacaGAGAAGTAAAATTTGTGGaactgaaaataaacaaaaaggatcagcctcggaaccggaccatcctcttaaataaatattttttcgcaaACGGTGGAAAAAATGGAGATTTTTCAATACCTtagaagtatcgtttccatcgaaggcggaaccgaacaagacgtcatctgccgtaTCGGCGAAGCAAAAGCGCCATTCGGTATGctatcaaaaatttggaggaagaactctatcagcttaagaacaaagctacgactgtttcgcacaaatgtcgaatcatAACAAGAAAGCTACAAACAAacgtcttcgtaacatcctaaggattttctgggcAAAACCGCATAACAAATGAGgttcttcatagaaggacaggtcaggaacctatagaatctatagtAGCAATGGagtggacatacgcttcgaaaagttAACGACTGCAttggccaagcaatgcagtgaaatccgctcacacaagaaggaagaagagtgGACGagcgagaagcacatggcgcagggcagtagaggcggaatcagcgtcactaggcaagagttggagggagctgaaacacatctccagaaaccgtacacgatagcgcgtaggcgtagtagaggccctatgccccttaaggggttcccaacgcacttaacaggtctgaggacctaagtaagtaatgacttgacgtagccccaatCTTCCAATTCACGGCGTGACGATATTTATCGTTGGAGAAAAAAGATGCATTCAAACCGCActaaatagttattttttgtgGATTAAGTGGAGATTCATTAATAAGAAAATGTGTAATCGTAAAGTAGCAGTCTACGACTCCGAATTTTAGCAGACAAGCTTTCAAACTTGCAAATGTTGCTCTCCATCCCTAACATACACGCACACTGTTCTAAAcgcactgttgcgccacctaatttatttttttggacgTTGCTCATTcgttgaaattatttatttagtgaAAAAGTAAGTATGtgagaaaaaagtatttcttcttcttctagcTTCTTCTTATATACTTAGGTCTTCCGAATTatctttgttaattttaaggtatcctttaaaaaatgaaaaataaaaaaaattgccaagaagaattaaaaataattgtctcTTTTTGAGgtttccttatttattttaaatacttcgttagcttttatgtttttttgttgttgttttaattttaattgaataataaacctaaatgtttagttttattgtttataatatatttttataggtaatattcataattttaaagttttttttttctaatttttttttgttttacttcaatAGATGCGTcgttgaaagttttgttttttcttttattttattttcttgagtagacatattttaacagaaaaacgAGATTTGTTTAAGATATACAATTGTTTTCGTGATAAAAATTAACGGTAAACGAAAAGCGTAACGGAAATggatatgaaaataaaagttatttatactgtataatatataattaatatgCGTGCAATTAAGTTTTAACCATCTTCCTTGGGGGGAGTAAACCATcctgttaaatgaaaaaaaaaagaaatatataagtATAAGGTTCGGTTTTAAGATTgtgaataagaacaaaaaaggtGACAGTGATCTTTTGAGataaattgaaagttaaaacattagaaatatgttttttttatcgcATTGTACATAACGAActcatttttcttataaaaaatcaaaatgagatCCATTGCAGAATGCAGGTACTTTTCTCTGATAATTACAATATTATAGAAATATTTACATACTTGACctctttcatcaaaaaaaagaaaaaaagtggctataatgtttctaaaaaatctattgttttctatcgaattgtaatatttttaatgaattgaatattaaataaacgTATTTAATTACTATGACTTTGAAGATTGTACGTTTTACAGCAGTTTCATCCAGGAAATACTAAAGTCttatattaaaatcataaatcTAACTATAACATGACTTCACACGACTCCGTCACCCCAGCGTTGACATTCGAGTCCTTTCGATGAGATTAACTGATTATCCatatttaatttgacattcacGTAAGCGGCTGTTCATTTGAAAATCATTAATGATTGGTTTCGATTTCATAAGAAATGTAAGTTCAAGCACActgtaacttttttaatttataaaataaatttggataTGAAAAGTATTGGACAATTTTTAGAAGAGTAAGCAGAACAATAGGGAAATCATCCAACAGAGAAatgtttaacactttttttttctgcaatatAACGTTGGGCAAGATTTTAATGTGGTCTTAGTTTAGTCCACATTTAGCAAAGTACTATAGGAGATACTGGGCTTACTACAAGCCCACTTATGTTATCTTCTGAAATATatctgtatttaattttatttcggaATTTAAATCGCAGTAAAGACAAATCCGAAACGTTTCATACATGGATTTGAATTGTATAATATGAATGAGTTCATGTGAATAACAGAATACCGCCCAGGATATTAGAACTCGGtttatcaatgtttttaattttttaaacgattaaaTGGTCaggtaatattgttttattaaatttaaagtcaccaaattttgtttaatatgcaataataattaattgttaGAAAATACAGTTATGGACGCCGACAAATCCAGCTCGCGACAACTTtcagattaaaaaaatacacataatGTAAATACAGTCATGGACATAAAGATATAAACACTACTTAAGGTTTTAAGAATTCAAGtactttattcaataaaaactaaaaataaattttaatttggactttaatttgtttttgtttttaaaactagtttttataaaaaaaaatattcatatctttaaacaaaaaattaacatatttcCTGGTCATTAAAacagatacaaaaattaagcatTAAAACAACTACAACATTTAATagttcataatatttttgttagtattttgtTGCCCCACCCTTATTGTTAACTACAGCTTGACACCTATTGGGCATGGAGTCAAGTAAGTGACGGCATCTCTGAACGGAAATTTTTGCTCATTCTTGTTTTATAACTCGCCACAattccgttttattttttgtggagtGCCTCCCAACCGCCTTTTTTAAATCCCCCCCACAAGTATTCTATGGGATGGCCAATccataactttaattttttcgtcatcaaaatatttttttgcgaGTTTTGACGAGTGCTTCGGATCATTATCCTGCGGTAGGATCCATTTTAAAGGCATATCCTCTTCCCCATATGGCAGCATCGTGTTCTTCATAATATTAACATACGATACTTGATCCTTTTTGCCTTCAATAAGATGAATAGGTCCGACGCCATACCAGGAGAAACATCCCCAAAGTAGAATACTTCTACCTCCATACTTTACAGTCTTGATGGTATATTTAGAATTCAGTTCTCAACTTTTTGGCCTTCAAACAACTTGGCTGCCATCACTTCCGAACAAGTTGATCTTCGTTTCGTCattcttaaaaacatttctCCATTTTTTAACTCCTTCCGGTCCAACTAAGATGgtgttttgcaaattttaagcgagatgatatatttttttttattaaaaggggCACTCTCCTTGCGATTCACCCGTGCAAATTATTTTTGGCAAGTCTCCTGCGAACTGTTCTGGAAGAAACTCCAAGCTGTAACTCGGCTCTAATGTCTTTTGAAGACTTCAAAGGATCGTTTTTTGATACACGAATGATGTCTCTATCTTCTCTGATGGTCCTTTTTCTTGGCTGgcccaattgttttttttttcctcgtTGGTTTAATTGCGTTTACAACTAGCTTGAGAGATCGAGCAACTTTTtcagctattttttttaacgaaaacccTTCTTcacgtaaaattaaaattgcaattttctCTTCTTTGTTGCAGTGCCTTCTACGCCCCATAATctctaaacttttaaaatttatatattaaacAGAAATCCAGATGGTAAATACCGCTTGGCTCGTTTaagattcttaaaatattattgaattttttgagctTAAAGATAAAAACTTCTTGATTATTGaactgtttctattttaaagaccaggcaaaatatttgttttctcaaTGAACTTGTAATTTACAataacaaagaaagaaaaaaaaactaaggatcccataatttaaaataaagtagtgTTACGGAGTTTATAATAAAAGTTAGAATTATGAAAAttgcttgtttttgtttttatttaactttatatgATAGAGTTGTTgctgtttctattttaatgaccATAACTGTATATAAATAATGTATGTAAGTTTTAATGTTAAGCTTTTGAAGTATAAGACTACACAAGAGAACCATGAAAAACCATGGACAATTTGT
It encodes:
- the LOC129941871 gene encoding histone-lysine N-methyltransferase PRDM9-like, with product MTHTKTDIISNKLQLEFNPLKLTKCGEIQINDWCTNAYIFCAFCCDDGDPDNKYFTTLQEFIDHIRWHRSESDDRGDLNSPILQNGIGNIGFDGLEDDAPPIQEPEFLTDWIAPPEELFASNTITNFIEMEPHPHESELVGVNKPEVEQQGNEKNTPMSKPTQVEEDVSELTGEVFIELLDLYKKCPCVWHERIASTTNSDIIDGVYKLLTAHFNKYAQQSKPVDYVRRILIQVKNCFLEEYKDLKQTTEADSLPWYYPYLSFILNCDSVDLDKSIFTDFICPICTLDLSSQEDLWNHLMKFHIELAKPKEIDNSDDVNKPPSNKYPAEVVDKFIDLYRSQTCLWDKTNKEYYSRLMRRKSYDLLLDILHEHDPEANHAEVGRRINYLNAELASTKKDVITSENCLSIPDEQIELFMENISVKKNRNPPPQLKVRPCNFRKKIRSGKCPICATSFSDHAAWLTHMESTHTSEDFQSKDGFFYCTVCGWQNKTKKLLMRHLRNKHTNNLRRCTDCNLGFRLLSQLVDHRAKVHNDFNPFKCETCGDGFPSRSALRTHATTHLSTEERSTWCVDCGTKFADMKSYRAHIRRHKLDKKEMLCKFCQKKWPTLADLRKHMRTHLSSSSVAHKCDKCGKGFTSPQLLKKHLNETHNVTNSSIHINRNTVKKQIYTSKICRQNQSRVSCDDCGAKFFRKTSLRKHKRLKHDRTACAS